One genomic window of Pelagicoccus enzymogenes includes the following:
- a CDS encoding DMT family transporter produces the protein MLRFLLLLSGVFFCSTSVILIRSSSLPPALVGSYRLLFASLLLLPIFLKSWHTHRERVQLRMFRRCLIPAALLSVHLISWALGARMTYIANATLIINLTPAVMPFLAFFLIKEKVTRREILGTLVALAGVAVLSANAFSINPDYLLGNFVCFGSMITFAAYLAFGRINKDFPSIWLYMVPIYVVATALSFLFSLLTLDSISLGSWEEAGWMLAMAILPTILGHVTLNNSLRYFTAQTFAVVNLHQFVSAGILGWLIFSDTPPLTFYFAATLCVSGAVIVIHEAAKIRRAARKAKA, from the coding sequence ATGCTGCGCTTCCTTCTCCTTCTTTCCGGCGTTTTCTTCTGCTCGACCTCGGTCATCCTGATCCGGTCCAGCAGCCTTCCGCCTGCCTTGGTAGGAAGCTACCGGCTCCTGTTCGCTTCCCTGCTGCTGCTTCCCATTTTCCTGAAAAGCTGGCACACCCATCGAGAAAGGGTGCAGCTTCGCATGTTTCGCCGCTGCCTGATACCCGCCGCCCTGCTTTCCGTCCACCTCATCTCCTGGGCCCTGGGCGCCCGCATGACCTACATCGCCAACGCGACTTTGATCATCAACCTCACGCCCGCCGTCATGCCGTTCCTCGCCTTCTTCCTAATCAAGGAAAAGGTCACCCGTCGCGAAATACTGGGTACGCTGGTCGCTCTCGCAGGAGTGGCCGTGCTTTCGGCGAATGCCTTCAGCATAAATCCCGACTACTTGCTGGGCAACTTCGTCTGCTTCGGCTCCATGATAACCTTCGCGGCCTACCTCGCCTTCGGCAGAATCAACAAAGACTTCCCTTCGATCTGGCTCTACATGGTACCCATCTATGTTGTGGCGACGGCTCTGAGCTTTCTCTTCTCCTTGCTCACGCTTGATTCCATCAGCCTCGGATCCTGGGAAGAGGCCGGGTGGATGCTGGCCATGGCTATACTCCCCACCATCCTCGGACACGTCACCCTGAACAACAGCTTACGCTACTTCACCGCCCAAACCTTTGCGGTAGTGAACCTACACCAATTCGTTTCCGCCGGCATCCTCGGTTGGCTCATCTTTAGCGACACTCCCCCCTTGACCTTCTACTTCGCAGCCACCCTCTGCGTCAGCGGCGCCGTCATCGTTATCCACGAGGCCGCAAAAATCCGCCGCGCCGCCCGCAAGGCGAAAGCATAA
- a CDS encoding Hpt domain-containing protein: MAEPAFNPTNLFDLESLKSRLMGDEELVAQVLEACVPDINANFRDFALAIQSGEVETATVRIHAMKGASQNADLVAVSELTQQIESSLRAGDTEFARQSVDRLEELVGQTIGEVRRYLNN, from the coding sequence ATGGCCGAACCTGCTTTTAATCCCACCAATCTTTTTGACTTGGAGAGCCTCAAATCCCGCCTGATGGGGGATGAAGAGCTTGTCGCGCAAGTGCTTGAAGCCTGCGTCCCGGATATCAACGCAAACTTTAGAGACTTCGCTTTGGCTATCCAATCCGGCGAAGTCGAAACCGCGACGGTTCGCATCCACGCGATGAAAGGGGCCTCTCAAAACGCGGACTTGGTTGCTGTATCCGAGTTGACACAGCAAATAGAGTCTTCGCTCAGAGCGGGAGACACCGAGTTTGCCCGCCAAAGCGTGGACCGGCTGGAGGAACTGGTGGGGCAAACGATCGGCGAGGTGCGGCGCTACCTCAACAACTAG
- a CDS encoding M48 family metallopeptidase, producing the protein MLIQPMFRPRFLFALGVSLSLLAFSGCDSTSSAERRAEQARKEAEQARMRAAFLGRIHEAESKVWQVLHPLIEKAANYRAEETHGYIGAAFVTEAFYSEALLVEARAEGFGPWVSVLTVFPDSPAESAGLRAGDRLLSINGSKVPEGSRSALYAARQVKRQLEPGGPNQLLVQRGDEVLELEVQPVEGAYYGVVVVASNAVDLQVDGDVIWIGLALVENLKSEKDLSYLCAYALAKNVMRHSKQKGKNAMLGQILDVAAAASGVNTGGLFGGMGGNAYSHAFEVEADLIALYLLASAGYEFSEYPDFWDRALRSRDRNGELTAKESERIETASKVVASIREKIEAEEAIFPEEYLQGDVSEIE; encoded by the coding sequence ATGCTCATCCAGCCTATGTTCCGTCCTCGATTTCTCTTTGCCCTCGGTGTCAGTCTAAGCTTGCTCGCCTTCAGTGGTTGCGACTCAACGTCATCGGCCGAACGCAGGGCGGAGCAAGCCCGCAAGGAAGCCGAGCAAGCTCGGATGCGGGCGGCGTTCCTAGGGCGTATCCACGAAGCGGAGTCAAAGGTTTGGCAGGTTTTGCACCCCTTGATCGAGAAAGCGGCGAACTATCGGGCAGAAGAAACGCACGGCTACATTGGGGCCGCGTTTGTCACGGAGGCCTTCTACAGCGAAGCCTTGTTAGTGGAAGCTCGAGCGGAAGGTTTTGGACCTTGGGTTTCGGTGCTCACCGTTTTTCCAGACTCGCCTGCGGAGAGCGCTGGCTTGCGGGCAGGCGATCGTCTGCTCTCCATCAACGGCTCGAAGGTACCGGAAGGGTCGCGTTCCGCCCTTTATGCGGCGCGGCAGGTGAAGCGTCAGCTGGAGCCCGGAGGACCGAACCAATTGCTTGTGCAGCGCGGCGACGAAGTGCTCGAGTTGGAGGTGCAACCTGTGGAAGGCGCATACTATGGGGTGGTCGTAGTGGCCTCCAACGCAGTGGATCTGCAGGTCGATGGGGACGTCATTTGGATTGGCCTCGCTTTAGTGGAGAATCTAAAAAGCGAAAAAGACCTGAGCTATTTGTGCGCCTACGCCCTCGCGAAAAACGTGATGCGGCACTCCAAGCAGAAGGGCAAGAATGCGATGTTGGGTCAGATCCTCGACGTGGCGGCTGCAGCCAGTGGGGTCAATACAGGAGGTCTCTTTGGGGGAATGGGGGGCAACGCCTATTCGCACGCCTTCGAGGTGGAGGCAGATTTGATTGCTCTGTACTTGCTCGCTTCGGCTGGGTATGAGTTTTCCGAGTATCCAGATTTTTGGGACCGCGCTTTGCGCAGCCGCGATCGAAATGGCGAGCTTACTGCTAAAGAAAGCGAACGCATTGAAACAGCGAGCAAGGTCGTCGCGTCTATTCGAGAGAAGATCGAGGCCGAGGAAGCGATTTTTCCGGAGGAGTACTTGCAGGGAGACGTCAGCGAAATCGAATAG